CCGAGCGGGCCCGGGAGTTCACCGACGAGGCGAGCGAGCACGTCGGCGAACGGATGGAGGTCGACCTGCTGGTCTCCGAGGACGTGATCCGGGATCTGGAACTGCAGTTGCAGGTCTTCGAGCGCCGCGGCGACTAATCCTCGGTTTCGAGGTCGAACTCCCAGGCGTCGTACCCGCCCGCGAGGCTGGCGACGGTGGCGTCGTCGTCGATGCCTTCGTAGGATTCGAGCAACCGACCGGCCTGGACGGAGCTGATCCCCTCCTGACAGACCAGGACGACCTCCTCGCCCCAGTCGATCTCGTCGATCCGGCCCGCCAACTGCCCGTAGGGGACGTTCGTCGCACCGGGGATGTGACCGGCGGTGTACTGTCGGGGCGAACGGGTGTCGACGACCTGTACGTCCGCGCCGTCTTCGAGTTTCGTCTGTAGCTCAGACGGGGCAAGCTCCTCGACCATCGGTCCCCCGTAGCCACGGCGCAGGCTAAAGCCCATCGTCCCGATTCGGTAGGATCTGTGCCCACCAACAGACCTATGTAGTGGTGTGTCATACCATGTCACGTATGGCGTCAGCACCGAGCGACGACGAGATCTTCGATCAGTTCCTCACGGAGCGTGGGCACGAGACGGAGCAGGTCGGCTGGGACCAGAGTTATAACAAAAAGCAGTGCCCGGAGTGCGGTGGCCTCCACGACACCGCGGCGACAGAGTGCTCGGTGTGTGGCTGGGGACCGGGTAACTGACGGCTCTCACTGGCGGCGTGCAGTAATTCTTCTGGCGTCTGGGGATTCGAAAGAGAGTGTCCGGCAGGAGTGAGGAGCTCTGCGCGGGTGGGTGGTAAGACGGCGGTCGGCTACAGCTCGTCCAGCGAGTCGTGCAGGAACAGGCCCAGCGCCAGATGGTGGTACATCGCCTGCTCGATCTGCGACCGGGCAGCGTCCTCGTCAGCGACGGAATACTCCTTCGTTCGGACCAGTTCGTGCATCGACAACACGTCGTCACCTTCGATGTCGTGGAGCCGGGGGTACACCGTTCCCGGACTCAACTGCGCGTCGAACAGCCGCGACAGGTCGTCGATCAGCGCCTTCCCGTGGGTGCCGTCCCGCAACGCGATTAGCGCGATGAGGATCTCGTCCAGGTTCTGCTTGACGATCTCGTCGTCGAATTCGAACGACTCCTCTACTGCCAGCCGTTCCATGACCGAAGACAACACCTGCTCTGGGTCGTCTTCCTGACCGGTCCCGGGGGCCTCGGGTGACGCGGCCTCCAGGTCGTCACCGGCCGAGAGTTCTTGTATCAGCGTATTCACCAGCGGACTCGTACTCACGTTATCTCCGGACATTGGCAATCACTTGGACTCGATCCACACCCATTCCTCTCTACCACGGATATATAATGCCTCTCCCCCGGTTTCCGAGAATGAAAATGGGTATATAAAGGTATTTTCACGTGCTGAAAGAACCCCCTTCGGGACCGGGTGGATCACCTGCCGAGGGGACTTTCTCAACTATGATACGTCCCGCAATATCTTTTTACACAGGTGGACTCTACACGGTATAGTGGCAGAGGAACGTAGTATCGAGGAGGTCCTCGACACGATCGGGGACGAAAACGCACGCGAGATACTCGCGGCGATCAGTATCGAGCCGCGCTCGGCCAAGGAACTGGCCGAGGAGTGTGATCTGTCCTTACCCACCGTCTACCGGCGCATCGAGATCCTCGAGGAACACGATCTCGTCAAAGATCGGACGCTGGTGGCCGACGACGGCAACCACTACAAGATCTACGAGTCGAACTTCGACAGTACCGTCATCTCGCTGGAGGAGGAAGGGGAGTACCGGGTGCGGATCTACCGTGAGGAGAACCTCCCCGACCGGTTCAGCCAGCTCTGGGACGAACTGAACCCCGAGTGAGTGCGGTCGACTGCGAGTGAGTCGGACCCACACTGCCCCGGCGTCCGACGTACCTTTATGTTCGACGGGTGAGCAGTGGCGATATGGTCGAGACGGTGGCGATCGCCCGCGGGATCCTCATTCTCCTGCGACTCGTCACGTTCGGGTTGACGCTGGGGATCACGCTGATCAGCTTTCAGGCCTACCGGAAGAAACAGTCGGAGAAACTCCAGTCGGCGTTCATCGGTTTCGCGTTCATCAGTATGGGTGTCGCGATCACCAACGTCATCACGCAACTGGGTGCCGGTGGGGACCCCTCGTCGCTGACCAACATCTTCCTCCAGATGACCGAGACGATCCCCTTCATCATCGGGTTCGCCATGCTCTACCTCTCGCTGTACCGGTAACTGCCGACGAGGGAAAAATTCGCCCGCGTTCGGATCGGATCGAAGCCACGTTGCTTATGAGTGAGTAGCTCCATTAGTGGTCTAATGACCGACACGACGCCCGAAGTGGTCCGCCTGTTCGGGGGGCCGGGGAGCGGGAAGACCACGGCATTGCTCGACCGGGTCGAACAGTTACAAGAGGAGGGGGCAGACGTTCGCGACATTCTCGTCGTCTCCTATACGCGTGCGGCGGCCGCCGAGATCCGCGAACGCCTCGCGGAGCGGCTGGACATGACGCCGCGTGCCCTCCGTGGGAACGTCTCGACGATGCACGCGAAGGCCTACGAACTCCTCAACCTCTCGCGGGGTGACGTGGTGGGCGAGTCCGACAAGGAGGACTTCTGCGAGGAGTACGGCATCGAGTACGAGGACGAGAACAAGGGCGCACGCCGCCGGAGCGCTCGCTCGACCACCATCGGCAACAAAGTCATCGCGACCAGCCAGTGGCTCCAGCGCACCCGCCGGGACGTGGCCGACTGGTACGACGTCCCCTTCAAGTGGAACGTCGAGAAAGTACGGCTCCCGCCGGAGGAAGACCCCAACTCACAGACGGGGAACAAGTACACGCCGACCTGGCCCTCCGACGACGACCGGATCGACGTCCCCGAGGCCATCCGCGCCTGGCGCGGCTACAAGGGCGAGAACGGCCTCGTCGGCTTCGCGGACATGCTCGAACGCGTCAAGCAGCGCTCGCTGCTCCCGAACGTGGAGTATCTGGTGATCGACGAGTTTCAGGACATCACCACCCTCCAGTACGACGTCTACGAGGAGTGGAAACCGCACATGAAGCGGGTCCTGATCGCGGGCGACGACGACCAGGTCGTCTACGCCTGGCAGGGTGCCGACCCCGACCTCCTGCTCGACGAGGACGTGACCGAAGACGAGGTCCTCCCGAACTCCTACCGGCTTCCCTCGAAGATTCTCAACGTCGTCAACAAGGAGATCAGCCACATCGACAAGCGCCAGGAGAAAGACCTCGAACCGCGCAAGGAGGGCGGGCGCGTCGAGGCCCCGCCGAGGCCCTCGATGCTCGATCTCGTCCGGAACGTCCGCGCCACGCTCGAAGAGGACGAGGACAGCACGTCGATGATCCTCTTCCGGGCGCGCTACCAGATGTTCCAGTTCATCGACGAGTTCATCGGCGAAGGGATCCCCTTCCAGTGTCTGACCGACCAGAGGATGTGGACCGACCGGCTGACCCAGTACGTCCGTGCAGTCGAGGCGCTGGATCAGGACGACCCGGTCACGGCCCTGCAGGCCCGACGGCTGGCGGACATGCTCGCCGACTCCGCGTTCGGGACCGGCGAGCGTGACGACCTCTTCGACGCCATCGACGAGGAACAGGAGGCTGCCGACACCGACGACCTCGCGGAGATCACGGTCGAGGCCGACTTCGTCCGCGAGTTCGTCCCGTTCATGCCCGATCCCCGGGCCGCGGCCGACATGCTCCGGAAGGTCACCAACTTCCAGGAGCGGTCGGTCGACGCCTACTTCTCGGGTGACTACCAGGGGTTGGCGACCGACGCGGTCCGGGTCGGGACGATCCACTCCGCGAAGGGTCGTGAGGCCGACCACGTGTTCCTCGCGACCGACCTCACCGAGAAGGTGGTCGAGCAGATGGCCGCGACCGTCGAACAGGAGGGCCGCGAAGTCCCGGGCGTCGAGGAGTTCACCAAGCACACCGATCCGGTCCCGACCCTGACGGACAACGAGCGCCGCGTGTTCTACGTCGGGATGTCCCGCGCGCGCGAACGGCTGGTTCTCCTCGAAAATCTGGTCGACGGCGCGCCGACGCTGCCCATCGACGTGTTGCTGGAGAACGAACCCTCCGACAAGACCGTCGAGCAACTGCTCGACGAAGCGAAAAACGCCGTCGCGGTCCAGTAACTCACTCCTCCTCGTCGGTCTCGACGACGGAGCTCGCCACGTCCTGCGCAGCGTCGGCTGCCACGTCCGTCGGTTTCGTGACGTACTCTTCGGCGGCGACCATCAGCACGGCGATGGCGAGAAACCCGCCGCCGACGAGCCGGTTTCCGCTGACGAACATGTCCAGGCCGAACAGCGCGACCGGCGCGGCCAGGATCACCGTTCCCATCAGCCCGATCGTGTCGAGGATGCCCAGACCCATCTCGTGCCCGCCTTGGCAGTCGCCGGACAAAAGCGGTGGGTTGTACTCGCGGCAGGTTTTTGATCGCGCCGTGAGTCGGTCCGATATGGTCTCCCGCACGACCCGCGTCACCTTCGTTGCCCTCTCGGTCGCCGCCGCCGTCCTCGTGGTGAGTCTCGCCCTGAACCTCGAAGCGATGCTCCCGTACGGGAGTGCGATCCTGTTCCTGATCGTCTTCCCCGGGCTAAGCCTGCTCGTGCCCCAGCTGTATCTCGCCCGGACGACGGACGATCCGGGGATGCGGACGTGGCACCTCCGGGCCGGCCTCGGAGTCGGCGGCCTCCTGACGCTAGCCGGTGCAAGCTTCGACCCGACGGGCCGGACGGCGTTGCAGGTGATCGGGGCCGGACTGTTGCTCGCCCTCTTCGTCTACGAGGCCGTGCAGGGCTACTACGAGTCTTCGCTGTTCGAGGACGCCAGCGCGGAATGAAAACGGGTTTCGGCCCGCCACTCGTAGGACGGGTATGTTCACCGGCATCGTCGAGCGGACCGGCGAGATCACCGACGTGACCGACGACGAGGGGGGCCGCCGGCTGACGGTCGCGGCCGACCTCGACGACCTGCACCACGGCCAGAGCATCGCCATCAGCGGAGCCTGTCTGACCGTCGAGGAGTTCGGCTCCGACTGGTTCTCCCTGTTTCTCTCCGCGGAGACGCTCGACCAGACGTACCTCGGGGAACTGACCGAGGGCGACCTCGTCAACGTCGAGCGGGCGCTGCCTGCCGACGGCCGGTTCGACGGGCACGTCGTGCAGGGTCACGTCGACGGCACCGCCGAGGTGACAGCTATAGAGCAGATCGACGAGGACTGGGAGTTCCGGTTCTCGATTCCCGAGGAGCTGGAGCGGTATCTCGTCGAGAAGGGATCGGTGACTGTCGACGGGATCAGCCTGACTATCGCTGACCTGGCGTCGCGAAGCGACGCCGAACGAGCGAGCGGCGAGGACGGCGAGCCGCGAGCAGCCGAGGACGATTTCGGCGTCGCGGTCATCCCGGCGACCTACGAGATCACGACGCTCTCGGAGAAGTCGGTGGGTGATCCGGTCCACCTGGAGGTCGACGTGGTGGCCAAATACGTCGAACGCCTGCTGGCGGCGGACGCGGACCTGACGGCGAGTCAGACGCCCTACGCCGAGCGGTTCGAGGATTAGTCCCAGCCCGTGCGATCCAGCCCCGACACGTCCTCGGTTCGGTCGGCCCGGCGGTAGGCGTCGTTGTACTGCGAGAGCTTCCGGAGCAGCAGGTAGACGAACAGGCCGTCGTAGAGGACGACGAAGCTCAGGAAGACGACGAACGAGTCGACGGCGGTCGCGCCGGCGACTACCGGGACCAGCACCGAGGCAGAGACGTTGTAGGTCGCGTGGATGATGGCGGCGATGAGCAGCCCCTTCACGACGATGGGGCCGGCGTCGTCGGGGTTGAACTTCGCGAGGCCGAGGTAGTAGCCGGCGAAGGCCGAGTAGATGACGTGACCGGGGCCGGCAAGCGCCCGGATCGTGGCGATGTCCGAGCCGGCCTGGATCAGATTCATCCCCGGGGCCACCGACTGCAGGGAGTTGGTGATGTAGAGGGCGTTCTCGATGGTCGCGAAGCCGAGGCCCGCGACGGCCCCGTAGACCGCGCCGTCGATCACCGCGTCGAACTTCGGCGAGCGGTAGGCGTACATCCGGACGGCGAGTAGTTTCACGGCCTCCTCGACGGGGCCGACGACGAGGAAGTAGAGCGCGATCAGGCCCAGGATGGGAACCAGACCGAACCCGGAGCCGATAACCTGGACGGAGGTGCCGACGGAGTCGTTGAGGATCCCGGCGAAGTTCGCGAACAGGATCCCAAGCAGGAAGGTCACGACCAGTATTTCGAGCGGCTCGGCCGTCGTCACGTCGGCTCGCCAGAGGTACGCGGCGAGGACGAACGCCGGCACGACCGAGAGGGCGACGAACACGCCGACCCGTGGGTCGACCAGCAACCCGAACCCACCGAGCAGAAACTGGAGTCCCAGGATGAGGACCGCGACGACGATGACGGTCCATCGGAGCCCGACGATACCGGCGTGATAGAGTTGCTGGGCGAACCGGTCGAGTCCCGAGCGCACCTCCCACTCGGAGATCTCGTAGAGGTCTATCGACCCGTCGTCCATCGACTCCACCGGGTCCCGTCGGTCGTCCATATCCGTGGGTCGGACGACGCACACCTAACGCTTTGGCTCCGGCCTCGCTCAGTCGACCGCCGCTTTCGCGGCGTCGCCGAGCAGTCGCAGGGCGACCGCCCCGAGAACGAGATTACAGGCCACCAGAACGGCCACGGCGGGGACGACGGTGTTCCAGAGCCCGCCGAAGGCGGTCACGTCGAACACGCTCAGCACGTCCCGGCCGAGCATGAGCGCCCGGATGCCGTCGACGCCGTAGGTGATCGGGTTGGCGACGGCGACCGCCCGAATCCAGCCGGGCAGGACGGACAGCGGGAGGAAGGCACTGGAGACGAACAACAGCGGGAAGGTGAGCAGGTTCGCGATCATGATCGTCGCCTCCCGGTCGCGGGTTACCAGCGCGACGACGTTCGAGTACGCCATAAACAGGCCGCCGAAAAGCACCGTGACGGCGACGATGCCAACCAGTCCCGGCAAGCCCGTCCGAAGGTACCCCGCCGTCCCGGCATCCGTCGTGAGCGCCAGCATGGCATAGCCCAGCGAGAGGATTATCAGCGTCTGGACGACGATGCGGACGACCTCCGAGCAGACCTTGCCCAGAAACATCGCGCCCCGGTGCATCGGGGAGACGAGCGTCTTCTCGAACATCCCGGTCTCCATGTCGTCGACCAGCCCGATCCCGGAGACGGCGGCCGCGGCCAGCGCCGACTGGATCACGATGGCTGGCGTGAGGTAGGTGACGTAGTGAACGTCGCCGACGGTCGCGGCGAGCGCTGGACCGGCGACCGCACCCAGCACTTCGGCCATCAACACGAAGAAGACGACCGGCTGGACCAGCGAACTGAACGTGACGTAGGGGTTCCGGGAGGTCTTCCGGAGCCAGCGGGTCAGGCTGATCCGCATGTCCCCGACCGGCCCGTTCCCGTCAGCCCGCCGGGCGGTGTCGCTCCCGGCGTCGTCAGCGTGACTCATCGAGCCACCTCCAGTTCCCGGGTCGCACTGTCCTCGACCGATTCGAGGTCCTCGTCGGTGAGCCGGAGGAACACGTCGTCGAGTGTCGGTGACCGCACGTCGAA
This Halorientalis sp. IM1011 DNA region includes the following protein-coding sequences:
- a CDS encoding ABC transporter permease, with product MSHADDAGSDTARRADGNGPVGDMRISLTRWLRKTSRNPYVTFSSLVQPVVFFVLMAEVLGAVAGPALAATVGDVHYVTYLTPAIVIQSALAAAAVSGIGLVDDMETGMFEKTLVSPMHRGAMFLGKVCSEVVRIVVQTLIILSLGYAMLALTTDAGTAGYLRTGLPGLVGIVAVTVLFGGLFMAYSNVVALVTRDREATIMIANLLTFPLLFVSSAFLPLSVLPGWIRAVAVANPITYGVDGIRALMLGRDVLSVFDVTAFGGLWNTVVPAVAVLVACNLVLGAVALRLLGDAAKAAVD
- a CDS encoding HVO_0416 family zinc finger protein, which encodes MASAPSDDEIFDQFLTERGHETEQVGWDQSYNKKQCPECGGLHDTAATECSVCGWGPGN
- a CDS encoding riboflavin synthase encodes the protein MFTGIVERTGEITDVTDDEGGRRLTVAADLDDLHHGQSIAISGACLTVEEFGSDWFSLFLSAETLDQTYLGELTEGDLVNVERALPADGRFDGHVVQGHVDGTAEVTAIEQIDEDWEFRFSIPEELERYLVEKGSVTVDGISLTIADLASRSDAERASGEDGEPRAAEDDFGVAVIPATYEITTLSEKSVGDPVHLEVDVVAKYVERLLAADADLTASQTPYAERFED
- a CDS encoding helix-turn-helix domain-containing protein — translated: MAEERSIEEVLDTIGDENAREILAAISIEPRSAKELAEECDLSLPTVYRRIEILEEHDLVKDRTLVADDGNHYKIYESNFDSTVISLEEEGEYRVRIYREENLPDRFSQLWDELNPE
- a CDS encoding helix-turn-helix transcriptional regulator, translated to MSTSPLVNTLIQELSAGDDLEAASPEAPGTGQEDDPEQVLSSVMERLAVEESFEFDDEIVKQNLDEILIALIALRDGTHGKALIDDLSRLFDAQLSPGTVYPRLHDIEGDDVLSMHELVRTKEYSVADEDAARSQIEQAMYHHLALGLFLHDSLDEL
- a CDS encoding UvrD-helicase domain-containing protein codes for the protein MTDTTPEVVRLFGGPGSGKTTALLDRVEQLQEEGADVRDILVVSYTRAAAAEIRERLAERLDMTPRALRGNVSTMHAKAYELLNLSRGDVVGESDKEDFCEEYGIEYEDENKGARRRSARSTTIGNKVIATSQWLQRTRRDVADWYDVPFKWNVEKVRLPPEEDPNSQTGNKYTPTWPSDDDRIDVPEAIRAWRGYKGENGLVGFADMLERVKQRSLLPNVEYLVIDEFQDITTLQYDVYEEWKPHMKRVLIAGDDDQVVYAWQGADPDLLLDEDVTEDEVLPNSYRLPSKILNVVNKEISHIDKRQEKDLEPRKEGGRVEAPPRPSMLDLVRNVRATLEEDEDSTSMILFRARYQMFQFIDEFIGEGIPFQCLTDQRMWTDRLTQYVRAVEALDQDDPVTALQARRLADMLADSAFGTGERDDLFDAIDEEQEAADTDDLAEITVEADFVREFVPFMPDPRAAADMLRKVTNFQERSVDAYFSGDYQGLATDAVRVGTIHSAKGREADHVFLATDLTEKVVEQMAATVEQEGREVPGVEEFTKHTDPVPTLTDNERRVFYVGMSRARERLVLLENLVDGAPTLPIDVLLENEPSDKTVEQLLDEAKNAVAVQ
- a CDS encoding PrsW family intramembrane metalloprotease codes for the protein MDDRRDPVESMDDGSIDLYEISEWEVRSGLDRFAQQLYHAGIVGLRWTVIVVAVLILGLQFLLGGFGLLVDPRVGVFVALSVVPAFVLAAYLWRADVTTAEPLEILVVTFLLGILFANFAGILNDSVGTSVQVIGSGFGLVPILGLIALYFLVVGPVEEAVKLLAVRMYAYRSPKFDAVIDGAVYGAVAGLGFATIENALYITNSLQSVAPGMNLIQAGSDIATIRALAGPGHVIYSAFAGYYLGLAKFNPDDAGPIVVKGLLIAAIIHATYNVSASVLVPVVAGATAVDSFVVFLSFVVLYDGLFVYLLLRKLSQYNDAYRRADRTEDVSGLDRTGWD
- a CDS encoding rhodanese-like domain-containing protein, which produces MVEELAPSELQTKLEDGADVQVVDTRSPRQYTAGHIPGATNVPYGQLAGRIDEIDWGEEVVLVCQEGISSVQAGRLLESYEGIDDDATVASLAGGYDAWEFDLETED